A single Brachionichthys hirsutus isolate HB-005 chromosome 17, CSIRO-AGI_Bhir_v1, whole genome shotgun sequence DNA region contains:
- the lbx1b gene encoding transcription factor LBX1b has product MTSKEVAKCDAVENRRRSPLDHLPPPANSNKPLTPFSIEDILNKPSAKRSYTICGTAHLIASSEKHRPSSIPLSSRALLTQTSPLCALEELASKTFKGLEVSVLQAAEGRDGMTLFGQRNTPKKRRKSRTAFTNHQIYELEKRFLYQKYLSPADRDQIAQQLGLTNAQVITWFQNRRAKLKRDLEEMKADVESAKAVGQVPLEKLAKLADLEKCANGTLGHPRIESPARGGRKERGLVQKLRTSPLSPFSDHTTSKECSEDEDVEIDVDD; this is encoded by the exons ATGACATCCAAAGAAGTGGCCAAATGTGATGCAGTGGAGAACAGGAGGCGAAGTCCGCTGGACCACTTGCCGCCCCCTGCTAACTCCAACAAGCCGCTGACCCCCTTCAGCATCGAGGACATCCTGAACAAACCGTCCGCGAAACGAAGTTACACGATCTGTGGCACGGCGCACCTCATCGCGTCCTCCGAGAAGCACCGTCCGTCCAGCATCCCTCTGTCCAGCCGGGCGCTCCTCACCCAAACGTCCCCCCTCTgcgcgctggaggagctggccaGCAAGACCTTCAAAGGGTTGGAAGTCAGTGTTTTACAGGCTGCGGAAG GCCGGGATGGGATGACTCTCTTCGGCCAGAGAAACACCCCGAAGAAGCGTCGAAAGTCTCGAACGGCGTTCACCAACCACCAGATCTACGAGTTGGAAAAGCGCTTCCTGTACCAGAAGTACCTGTCGCCGGCCGACCGGGACCAGATCGCGCAGCAGCTCGGCCTGACGAACGCGCAGGTCATCACGTGGTTTCAGAACCGCAGGGCCAAGCTCAAGCGGGatctggaggagatgaaggccGACGTGGAGTCAGCCAAAGCCGTGGGCCAGGTCCCCCTGGAAAAGCTCGCAAAACTGGCCGACCTGGAGAAATGCGCCAACGGGACTCTGGGCCACCCGCGGATCGAGTCCCCGGCGCGGGGAGGCCGGAAGGAGCGCGGGCTCGTACAGAAACTGCGCACGTCGCCGCTGTCTCCGTTCTCGGACCACACAACCAGTAAAGAGTGCTCGGAGGACGAGGACGTGGAGATCGACGTGGATGACTGA